CACAATCCAGATCACGATACAGGAAACAGTGAacatgcacttttttcttttttttttttttttctgaaggagcaGAAAACAAGTGTTCAAATTAAACTAGAGTGAAGTACAATccataaaaagcaaaaccacattttatttAGCTGCTGTGACCTAAGCAGGCAGTTTTGTAGAATGTGGTTATTTAGCAACACATAATGAATACTTACTTGTGTCTCAGCTTTTGCCTGGAAGGAAGCTTCCATGCTCCCTTCATCTTCTAAAAACATCCACAGGTAGAAGCTAAAAAGCTCCAGTAGGAACAAACTCCCTACTGAGCCAGCTGGCTGTAGTACAAGTCACTAGAGGACTAAAGTCCTGGTCTTCCCACTTTCATCATGATTGGTGGGGGTTCACATTATTTCCAGGAGCCTCTGGTGGAATCGCTTGAGCAAACAGACAGCTCATTTagatgtgggaaaaaaaaaaaaaaaagaataaagtttCCATTAGAGAACCTGCACCTTGTTCACTAACAGAAGGATTGAGAACCGCACCATTACAAATTTTGTCTCATGACTGTTCTTACCCAGCGTAAGAACCTGGACAGTTTGGTATAGACACCGTATTTGCCCTTCTTTGCACATCCTTCTCCCCAGCTAACAATTCCAGTAACAAAGTAAGTATCCTTGTATCTGGTTACATGGGGGCCTCCACTGTCTCCTTGACAAGCATCTTTTTGCTCTGTATCATAACCAGCACAGAACATGTTCTCTGTTATCGCAAAGTTAGTGGATTGCTTGCAAGTGTTCCTATCAACATAGGGGACTTCAAGCACTTTAAGTTTTTTGGAAAGTCTTCCACCTTCAAATTCACGCCCGAAGCCACTAACCATCCCAGACCTTTGGTTCATCAGAACTTCATTAGCAAAGTCTGCTTCTGGGAGGCACGCTGGGATAATGTACTTAGAAAGTACTATAGGTTCCTTCAGCTTTATTAGGGCTATGTCATTATCGTAAGTCTCGGCGATGTATTTAGAGTGAACAAGTATTCTTTCCACAGTATGCATTGTTTCAgactgttcttccttttctctatCCACTTCACCTGTAATGAGATTATTAAAAGGGTCATTAATACGGAGATAGTATAAGAAATAAATTGGaattggaataggctgcccagggaagtggctgagtcaccacccctggaggtctttaaaaggcatttagatgtagagcttagtggtatggtttagtggaggacttgttacTGTTAGAtcggaggttggactcagtgatcttgtaggtctcttccaacctagatgattctgtgataaagaaAAGACTTGATAAAAGAGGACATGAGTATTCCCATTGCTACTACTTTGCCTAAGCCTTCATACCTTACAAGCAAACTGTAAGAGTGGACTGCAATACTTATCAGCAGCACCTGGATGCAGTTTCAGCTTCAAGGTTTTGTCAATGGGGATCTCTGTAACTGTTTATGTAAATCAGCATAAACTGATTCAGCTAAACTAATGCAAACATGGGTGGAAGCTCTTACAGCTGCTTGAGCCAGGTCTGTATCAGGGAAGAGAAACTGGTCTGGGTCAGGACTAAAACAGTGCAAACACAAAGTTGTGTTGATCTATTATCATGCCTCAGAACTGAAGCAGTGACTTAATGGGAGcaagtttcttcttcctctagCCGGTGTGTCATAGCTTTCCTGAGCGCTCCTGTAGAAACAAGTTGGTATGCTTCAGGCTTGCAAGGAAAAATTATGAGCCTCCTGAAGAAGCACTGCTCTGACGAGTGCAGTGCTAGCCAACACTTCTAGAATATTTGTTCTTAATCCTTTCCAACTATCtggcaaagaagaaatggaTGCACCATTGTCACCTTCTAGATCATCTGCCCCAGTGATTACAAGGCAGGATTCCTGCAATAACAGGAAGGGATAGaaagcagaacaacaacaacaaaaaaaccaaactaataataaataaagcgATATGAGTACATCTAATATGGGTTTTAGAGCCCAAAGAATTAGTCTGCAACGCATGCTCAGACATCATTGGAATAAAATAAGTAGCCATTTACCAACAACAACTTTGATCTCTTTGGATTGGTTCATGCAATGAGCTGCAGTAAGGATgaaattttcattcaaaatagtTCCGCCACAAAACTCTTCCCCGTTCTCATTGATCAGAACAGCCTGTGGGAGAAAACAAGGGTAAGTGCAGAATTAAAAAGAGCAGTTTAACTTCAATGAGCTATAAGCAGGTAATTGCTTTCTCTGCAGACTGCATATATGCATATTAGAGCAGCATGTATGCACCACTCTGCAGATTTCTCCTGGTACTGCATACATATGTGCATTTGCTACAGATTGGTATGTCCTATTACAGAGTCTCAGCTATCTTTATGTGACATAGCGGTTTGACTTCTTCACCTCACAGTGCACCTTTTTAGTAACATCTTCCATGAACCAGATGCTGACTGACCGAGCAAGGAGCATGCAGTTCCCAAATCACCCCATCCTGGGGGAGTTACTACCCCAAAGAATTCCTGTCTGTGTTCTGTTCCTGTTTGACATTCCTAGTATGCAGAAGACAGGAACTTATTTTGGATGGTCTGAACTCAAGAGGAAAACTTAGTTATGAAAGCATATTTGTGAAGCAAATGAGTGCTGTCTCTGACAAGCTGTCAGGTATACTGCCTAAAGGTACTGCTTTCTTAGTGGACAGGGAAAAAAGGTGCAGGACAAAGGCAAACAGCATGTGGTTCTACACCACCATCTAGCACTGGGATTTTGTCCAAACTTACACCTCTAAGTACTCAGTCCAGAGTAAGAACAAGCTAGCATAACTCCATGCTAAACAGAGGCTCTGAGTCTGCAAATAACCTCCTCAGCATATGCACAAGTTTGCCAGGTCATGGCTTTTGCAGCTAAAAGTTGATTCAGTTAAGCTTGGGTAGTGCTGTCCAAGCCATAGGTCAGGAACGTGCTAAAAGGGTTTAAGCTTTGTGCTCAGCATTACCCTGGGCACCTCCTTTTACCTCTAAGATCTACACAACACTATTCCCATACAGAATCGGACTATTACACTAGTGGCCCCAGTGAATGAGCAGATCAACATGGAAAAGCACACCAAGATACACCTCActcagagaaacagagaagggaTGTCATTGTGCCTCAGAAAGGTTGaacagaatgagaaagaaaggcagaatcAGGACAACCCTGCCAGAACAAGCAGCTTATGGATGGACAGAACTGGAACACAAGCTGCAAAGAAAACGCTGTTGGGCCAGCATCACTCAAAAGCCCTGTCTGGTTACAGGTTACAGGCAGCACCACCTAAAATGGCATAAAACCTTTCATTTCGACATTTTAAGGCTGCAGTTTGCAAAACAATATACCTAAGCGCCCACGTTAACACAACTCAGGCAACTCCAGCTACAAACAGCGTACTACAGAAGGCAAACAGGTTAAATGAACAATTGCACAGCTTCCCTCAGAAACACGTGCTGCTTACATGCAGAACACAAACCCCAGATTTACCTGCCACGGACATTCACCAAGATGACACTCGTCACCACCTACTATCCTGGTATCGACATATGGAGTCTTGATACTCGATCCATTGCGAGGAGGGAGGGTTGGGCTTTCTGTGGTAGTAACAATGTCCTCCTCCAGACTTGTTCCATTTGGGAAGGGGCCATCTTGATCAATAGTTACATTGCTACTCTCAGTGGGTAAAATaacagaccttttttttcttttcacaaaaactTTTCCACAAGGATATTTTACTGTAAAGACAATAATACTATAATTAGAGAAGAAAGACCCACACAAGATGAAACTTGACAACACCATCTCAATAAATCAGTTATACAGCTGTTTTCAAGACTAACAAAGCCTAGGCAGATGCACAAAAAGACCAGATggtttgaaaaaatgaaagccatttGCTACTCCTAAAACTCTTCTGTAGGTTCAGTCTCTGGACAgtgttttcaaagtatttaaagtCATCTTCTATTGTTTACATTGCTATATGCATGTATTAGCTCTTATTAAAACCATCTTAATTAGGAAACTGAGTGTTCTATTTTAGGACTATGGCTCATGACGGCAATTCATCATTAGTTGTAAAGGatataaaaaacaaagtcagGAGCATACAGTTGACTCATCcctctttccccattttttggAACAATTAGAATGCACTTCGAATAGCATCAATCTTAACTATTTAATGTCAGCAGTTACTATTTGATTAGGTTAACTGAAATCAAAAGTAGAAAAGTTTTTGCGAGCTGCTATTTTATATGGAGTATTAGTGTTCAAATAAACAAGATACAGCTAtagctttccattttatttcctcaggaAATTCTGTGAGAGGCAACCTGCAAAGGGTTCTCAGTCAGCTAGATTCCGAGAAGTTCATATCACCTCACACATGGAAGGCtttgaaaatacaaaccaaTTGGTTGGCCTCAGTCTTAAATCTATGCCATGTACAATACTGACAGttcaaaaacacattctttaaCTAAAACAAGCCTCACCAGTATTGGCATTAGTTTATCATGTGACTTTGTACCTGATGAAACACAGTGTTTGCCATCTTCTGCTAGAACATATCCTTTCGCACAGGAACACATAACATCCTTCTGCACACTTTTTTTGATGCTGCAGAACTGCTCACAGTCACCgttgtttattttgcagtactTTGGTATGACTATAAAAGAGgtaagtttgaaaaaaaaatgtaaataaacacTGACTTCGTAGATCTCACGAAATTAAATTGCACTCTTTAAAGAGGATCTGTATCTCCCCCTGTAAAACACCTGAAACCCATTTTAGTAACAGCATGAGTGGCTAACTTTTGGCTTATGCCTTACAAAGCAACCACATGTATTGCACGAAACACACTTGCTAAGCCCAAGTGCGCACAGTGGCCATGTCACAGTGAGCTTCAAAAAGCTCTAGCTTTTCGAAACCACTAGCACGAAAGTGCAGTTACTGATAAATCCTCATGATTCATCCCTCCTGCCCTAAAAAGACCAGCTCCTCATCATTCCCCTCAGTCCTGTTTCTAAACTTCAGTTCCACACCCTCCACTCTTCCGGGCAACCAATACACACTCCAGTGACACCATTAGGAAAGTAGCTGTAGGGCACAGATGTGAGACTCAGGAAAGATTGATATGAAAGAAAAGGGTTCTTTGAAAGGCTGAAAAAGTCTCTGCATCATCTACTGACATCTGCTTTCTTTGGTTCTTCACTGCTGTGAGCTAAGCAGGGAGGATGTACTTCTGAGCTTGGAGTCCAAGCTTTGATATCagttataataatatattacaaCTTAGTTTTATTGCCATATTTTGGGTATTCAAGCTCATGTAAAGAGGCACTCTCATACTTCAGAGGGTTTTGTTTGGAGCAAGTGTAAATTTGGAGCACTCACTAATACTATCCAGCTGTAGAGCCAGCAGGCTTTCTGCTTCCGGCGCTGGTTTTTAACTCACTGTTGACTGCTATCCtattctgtgcatttttctaAGAGGCAATTGATCTTTGTTAAGGTAGTGTTAACTCTCTACGGTTCTGCAACCCGGTAAATCCACTGCCACAGTTCTTTGAAGGAGAAACCTACCAAATTCACAGTTCTTGCCTTGATAACCATCCAAACAGGAGCAAGTGTAGGAACCAATTCCATCTTTACAATGTCCACCATAGTGACAAGGATTTGAGCTACACTGGTTGCcatctataaaaataataataataaaaaaagtaaattgtaaGAGAGCAAGCATTTTCAGTGAGCTCTGAAGGGGGGTTAGTTTTCACAAGCAAtctttcattgttctttttaaaacatatgtCCTGTGAGTGGCCAAATTTCAGGCAAGAGTAACTGCAGTCATTCCAAGTCAGCATGATTCATATACATATCCTCAGTTTTGCAATCTGCTTTTGGTGGCTACTGTATAGttacaactttttttctaagaagATAAATTCATACTTGCTTGTCCAAGTGTACATCATTTACAGTGAAGACTGTAAAAGAAGATGGGACATTTCCATGTTGCAACTACTGTCTAAAGCATTTCCCTGCGATTTCCACATAATAATGACAACTCaactattatttctttaaaggtCATCTCGTCCCACATGCATGTGTtttgcctgcagtgctgcttaTTTAAAGTAACAGATACCAGCATATTAATCAGaagataaacaaaacaaaaaaatgtttacaaagcTCTGCTAAATTCATGTGTGCAGGCCAAATTCCTGTTTCATACTTTCAGTACCAAAATTGTCCCATTTTATCTACTGAGGTGTGAGCTTAGGCCTCAGAGAATTAGCTCTTACCTCACGCTCCCTGTATTTAAGCCGGGATCTCCACATTTGAAACGTAGTTCTGCcacctcccttcctttccatgACCTGGACACAACTGGCTGACCCAGCCCCTGGGCCCCAGCCATATGTACCTCACAAATGTAGTTACAAGTAGGGAAGGGAGGCTGCACCGCATCTGGGGGAACGTGCCACGTAGCAGCCCCTTCTCCCACCCTCACAAAGGCAGCTCACTCCTGCACCGATGCTCACTACCACGATCTCTCCCATACAGCAACCTGCATTAACAAATGTATTCCTGCATCATATGATGCCAGGCTCTTCTGGAGTGCGCGATAAGACAAGCAGGATATCTGGGGAATTGATGCTTGCTAAATCGTTGCCGTAGACGCACACTCttcatatttctgaatgttgccacctgctctgctcttgtttgGAGCACCTGGAAGAACAGCAGTGCCCACAGAGGCGACAAGATGCAAGACACTGCTCATCCTATAGATCCAGCTTGCAGCCTGCATGATGCCTCTGACCTGTGACTTCATCTTCTGCAGCTACATCTGCCACAGGGATCATCTGCTGGGCTTTGTGTGCTGCCCCCACAATTCTACATCCCTTCTGTACCTGAACGTGGCCACAAACAACAGCATTCCAAATTCTGTTGGAGCCTATGAGGCCCACCATGGAGGTGCTGGAAGACTAATGTCCATCCTCAACAGTGGGAAAGCAAGACCACCTTTTAGCAAAAGAAAGGCACACACGAGGCCTGCCCTATTCTGTAGTGGTCTTAGCTAAGCAGCATCCTACTGCACAGTATTCCCCTATACTGTAGTTGCTGGTGTGTGACTGAGTTATGTATCAATATTACACAAAAACATTGCAGAATCCCCCcactaaaaaaggaaacaagacaCAGTTGTTCTAGAAACTTTGCTGAGGGTAGCTGTGGTTTTCAAAACTTCTGAACACCAATAAAGCAATTCGTGGACTGTGGTTTAAGATGTACGAAATTGGCATTTCCGCTAGGAGCAGTGATGTCCCACTGCCTGTATTCTCATGAGATTTCTCACGAAATTTTCCACTCCTGTTCACTGTAGCACTGACGCAGGCTTTGCTTGAAATTTCACCCTTTAGGTTGCAGACTTCATCCCCCTCCTTAGAGGATTGTGAAAGTTTGCATCTTCTTTGTGGCAACTGTCTTCAATTTTCTGCAGACTCAAAAGACAAAGCTGAGCAGTCTTTGGTCTACATTTTTGAAGTATTCCTCCTAACATGTGGGCTGGACACATACTTCCAGAAGAACGCATTACCAAACACtaatacattaaaaatctgCACATGTAAAATGATTATGAACAACAGAACCCTAATAAGTACAACTCAGTCCTTcgggaaaaaagaaaagaaaaaacagaaaagactgacAAACTGTATCCGCTAATCTGCTGGTATGTCTTCCTTGAATGCCAAACGGTTCTGTAGAAAACATTTCCCACCAAATGATCTACTTTACAGGAACCAACCACACTGTGACATGCAAGGTGACATAAAACTGGCAAGAAATTGTGCAATGCAGATTAATAGGTTGTGCTGGCTAAAGCATGTAAGTGCCACCCTCTTCTTCTTTGCGTCTTGGACTCCCCCATCCTGGGCTGACCTTCTGGAGGATAAGTAATTGGCAGAGCCAGAGGACCAGTTCCTGCTTCTTGCTAGGTCAGTATTCTTTTTTGAGATGACAAAGGTCATCCCAGGAATTGGAGGCAGCTGAACCTTGCCTTCAAGTGAAATGACTGGGTTCAAGCAACAGCAAGGCTGTAAATCAATCAGGTTCCTCTTTCAGAGGAAACACAAAAGTGAGGGCATCCCACAGCGAGAAAAGTAAACAAGGCAGCAGGAAGTGGTTATGTAAGAGGTGCATCCTTTTTCATCGTGCAATAAGGAAGcttaattttctaaaaaagtGCAGGGTGTTCCTTACCTACATAGACGTTCCAGAATTCCTCCTACAGGTAggtgcagggagagggaaataaaagaagacaaaaaaagttAGATGAGAATTACTGaattcagttcttcagaaaaatatcagagCTTTCATAGAGAGAATACTTGCAGCTAACAATTTTCAGACAAATATTTAAGTTACAGGCAAATACAGTGTCTTGCAGCCTGATATTGCcgtttaattaattaaaaccaTATGATTAAACTATCTCTAGTGGCCAGCTCTAgcgaatcatagaatcatttaggttggaaaagacccgtaagatcatctagtccaaccataAACGagttgaaagagaaacaagagaaacaagtctcatgcatttttcagaaatacctgAACCTCCTTAGGGGTTTCCTAATGTGACCCACTCAGCATAAGGCATTTGATTTCTAGCATACCTGTATCTTACCCTTGGTTTCGACTGAATTTACTTACATTCCTATAATATCAAATTCTCATTCTCCCTCCTCTGTAGCCCTATGAAGCTGGACCTCAGAAATCCTgagatttgaaaatattttgtccaatttctgttcttctttccctctcacTGAGGATGCCAGGTGTGCTGTCTGGCCAAGACAGTGAGGTCTGGTCACCACGGAGAACAGGCTGCGCTGGTTCTGCTATTGATCAGCCAACCTTTACTCTTTGAAGTGCCCTGGTGTAGCATCCATGACTCCTCACCCAGGTCACCTCAGGGCCACTCCAAGAACATTCTGGCCAGCCAGGAATTCTACAGCAAAATGAGTCTAGCCTTGAGTCCAGTTTCAGGGCCGTTCTTAACAGCCACATAGCTACATACAGCCAAGGTTCCCAATTCCCCTCTACCACCAAGTCACTTCAAGTTTTCAAATATTACCTTTTCTACCTGCCCCTCACCTTGCCCCATCTCTTTAAGTCTCCCTTTAGCTCAGGAACTGCTCATACTTCTAGGTAAAGTTAAGCAGCTTCCAGGGTAGGAAGGTGACACAAGAGCCCCACATACAAACCTCATTCCACGTGGGCAATTTAACGTTAAGGCATATAAGGATTGTCCACAATACACATTCTGTCAATTCAAATGATGGAAAGATGGCCAGAAAATGATAAGCCCTGCAAAGCTTCTTGAGATAAACGTGGAAAAACGTTCACGTGAAGTTCCAAGTCAATATTTGCCATCCCCACCTTCCCATGGACTCTCCATCTAAGAACTATTGAATATAATCATGTCGCTCAGCTATGCCACACAGATAGGGTGAAAATAGTTCTAACACAAGGGGTATTAAATCATTTAAAGGTCAAATACCTTACAATGGCAATTAGGCAGATCAGAACAGGTAAAAGAATGGAAGCTTTAACTTGGCCTGACCTTGCAAGAGAGAAACTAAGACAGTTTTCATATGCGTATGCCTTAGCAATTCCAGCTACAGTCAAAACCACTACCTATTCTTTGTGTTAAGCGATCAACAATAACTTGTAAGCTTTGATGTCCAGCTCATAAGACTTTAATACTATTTTGTAAACATGAAATATGTAGGCCTATGTTTTGTATTAGTTCATCCTTACAGTTTTCTCCTGGTCTTCAAAGGCTTCTCTTGCCTCTTCTTTAGAGCAGCGCTCCTCATTACATTCTCTTTCAATATTGCCTTGCTTCATTTCCTCCAAAAAAGAGTTAGCACGTCTTGTTCTTTCCAAGAACTTGTCAGCACTTTCTTTCTTGATGAATACTAGACAGTAGAGAAAATGATACAATTGCTGGGTTACATTTGGTGGTGGTAAAAAGTCATTAGAAATAAATGaggtagaaacaaaaaccaaacagacCCTCTCACCACTCCACTCATAAGCAATGTTACCTGTGAAGTCAGCCCTCACAGAGACTGATACGTCTCAGGATCTCTCTCAGAATCAGCAGCTTCAAGACAAACTAGAGGCATGCAAAATTCTGTCCTGCTGTTGTTAGTCTTGAAA
This genomic window from Cygnus olor isolate bCygOlo1 chromosome 1, bCygOlo1.pri.v2, whole genome shotgun sequence contains:
- the LOC121070573 gene encoding coagulation factor X, translated to MAGRLLLLLLCAALADELRAEGGVFIKKESADKFLERTRRANSFLEEMKQGNIERECNEERCSKEEAREAFEDQEKTEEFWNVYVDGNQCSSNPCHYGGHCKDGIGSYTCSCLDGYQGKNCEFVIPKYCKINNGDCEQFCSIKKSVQKDVMCSCAKGYVLAEDGKHCVSSVKYPCGKVFVKRKKRSVILPTESSNVTIDQDGPFPNGTSLEEDIVTTTESPTLPPRNGSSIKTPYVDTRIVGGDECHLGECPWQAVLINENGEEFCGGTILNENFILTAAHCMNQSKEIKVVVGEVDREKEEQSETMHTVERILVHSKYIAETYDNDIALIKLKEPIVLSKYIIPACLPEADFANEVLMNQRSGMVSGFGREFEGGRLSKKLKVLEVPYVDRNTCKQSTNFAITENMFCAGYDTEQKDACQGDSGGPHVTRYKDTYFVTGIVSWGEGCAKKGKYGVYTKLSRFLRWVRTVMRQNL